The sequence TTCATAATCGCCATTTTGAGCAATAACATAATCGCCTGGTCTTGCTGACCGCATTGGATCAACAATCAACAAATCCCCCTCAAAAAATAATGGCTGCATACTATCCCCTTCCATATATACACCAAAAATTTCATCTTTAGGGTAGGTACTTGAAGCTGTACCTAGTGGCTGTTCTATCGCTAATCGCCAATTCCCTGCTTGTGTAAAACCAATAATAGGAACAGCACGAATTTTTAAATCAGCCAATCTAAAATTCTCTGCTTTTAATGTAGGTTCTTCTTTGCTATGCCCAGTCAAAAGCCATTGCATATCGACATTAAATTTTTCCACAACTTTCAAAGCACCCTTTTTAGAAATACCACGTTTGGACCAATTGGTAATTGTCTGTGGTAATTCATCTAAAGCTAATGCTAAATCTGTAGGCGATAAATCTCCAGAGGCTTGAAATGTGCGTTTCATTGTGTCGTGCATAGCAATATACCTTTGATTAATTATATCCAATTATCCCACAAATAAACAAAGTGTGTTAAACATTATGATTGACTTATAATAAACATTATGTTTAAATATAAA comes from Moraxella sp. ZY210820 and encodes:
- a CDS encoding LexA family transcriptional regulator, which codes for MHDTMKRTFQASGDLSPTDLALALDELPQTITNWSKRGISKKGALKVVEKFNVDMQWLLTGHSKEEPTLKAENFRLADLKIRAVPIIGFTQAGNWRLAIEQPLGTASSTYPKDEIFGVYMEGDSMQPLFFEGDLLIVDPMRSARPGDYVIAQNGDYETTFKKYRVIDYDEYGREIFELIPLNPDYPKIRSDRREIGIIGVVVERVQRF